The Cryptococcus neoformans var. neoformans B-3501A chromosome 4, whole genome shotgun sequence genome has a window encoding:
- a CDS encoding hypothetical protein (HMMPfam hit to PHD, PHD-finger, score: 51.4, E(): 2.5e-12) yields the protein MSHRRRQSTASAATPRSAREHSALKSFRSTSIASATTRMDEDDDSGGPRRNTRHRNPLPPTTGPLFPPLPPKQPKSAHKEGSMSKSPAKAIGDATETQDDYDEEQEKSGGSTAVADDEEVGEDGQVREGNGLPSGSNTSLTPPPTSPAARVDVDVPPNTETTSLLHQDLEAEQVQDDMGQPKSINGGDNGGVDNDQPREEQEMDEDDVWETYRRHRAVKGFVRKDDNVKSEFSEMERDDGDHLLDNPVHVNGDKSHDEHQHQHIDVLHDADEPEDSNHPPRTRSKPIPRGMSAISASNGNTPASASGSDANLGRAGSRQGRRRRGEEQLLLDDHLLPAEIRRTALAERAKKDVEKDEEEEVEVEEGEEEGEEDEEEGDGLGEQEEDEEGRDITRCVCKREDIDVMMIQCDQCNVWQHGECMGIWGDEEAPDEYFCEECKPERHQALKKWLRSRGRNTSPFIPPTPEILERLHSARDPYPPTQSKRWMEYSNSEPLPPKLLARSHHKKQQQQQQQQGQEMLTGTTEGGDGRRTRGRQSSTREKPPSSASGVGHGGTPSTSSKKDGKRGGRKQSVNGMESENESESSQNIGAGTSLSVKKRSTMNSRDAAYEEAVKAAMEASRKEMAPQEEGDVNSETKEVEVKEKDRARPGKRRRNEDEELDEEEKEDEKDKPKKGKRKKEDETESDPTSAGPSKPKHPNQYTYRPKPPSTTGPAASPSRRLGGTPGPTTIPTHHEHGTRRAGALANAPVVFHPLSEEGASQLNWHLPDYLTQFNDVLPSDSPVALEVPAPRVMAYLPKNHFHNQRYGPFSEERDATGKLILPDDQQDREVVGHPTTQLEPPTRIKFPAKRISAGDVKKRVRAVLEYVGKMQADEGKRLRRAKTLGIIPVSTAAIRWKERQRKEREREEGAGDDDVVMGEAYAEDGPFPAELGLATNQPRSAHLMAELTEMLIGFQEAFSSNDFAAFENGATVGSAPPTPQIPDTSTVPPTPVLPSLHSDHPRGSSAGVISRSAEREVDGTEETTTEEVGAGKGLDVYRAGIVNKVVTINSTERDVVKKVEEITQA from the exons ATGAGCCACCGAAGACGCCAGTCCACAGCATCCGCAGCAACGCCCCGCTCAGCAAGGGAGCACTCCGCACTCAAGTCGTTCAGGAGCACCTCCATCGCCAGCGCAACCACCAGGATggacgaagacgacgacAGTG GTGGCCCACGTAGGAATACCCGTCACCGAAATCCGTTACCACCAACCACAGGTCCTCTCTTTCCGCCCTTACCACCCAAACAGCCGAAAAGCGCCCACAAAGAGGGATCCATGTCTAAATCACCCGCAAAAGCTATTGGCGACGCCACAGAAACTCAGGATGACTATgatgaagaacaagaaaagTCAGGCGGCTCGACAGCAGTGGcagacgacgaagaagtgGGTGAAGATGGTCAGGTACGAGAGGGGAATGGCCTGCCCAGCGGCTCAAACACTAGTCTTACACCTCCTCCGACAAGTCCAGCGGCTCGTGTCGATGTCGATGTACCGCCCAACACTGAAACGACGTCGTTATTACATCAGGACCTGGAGGCTGAGCAAGTTCAAGACGACATGGGTCAGCCCAAATCCATCAACGGCGGTGATAATGGCGGCGTTGATAATGACCAACCCCgcgaagaacaagaaatggatgaagatgatgtctGGGAAACATATAGACGGCATCGCGCAGTGAAAGGTTTTGTTCGCAAGGATGACAACGTCAAGTCAGAGTTTAGCGAAATGGAGCGCGACGACGGAGACCATCTACTGGATAATCCTGTGCATGTCAACGGGGACAAATCGCACGACgagcaccagcaccagcacATAGATGTTCTTCATGATGCCGACGAACCAGAAGACTCCAATCACCCACCTCGCACCCGCTCGAAACCTATCCCACGCGGCATGTCCGCCATCTCCGCCTCAAACGGCAATACTCCTGCTTCTGCATCGGGATCCGACGCCAATCTTGGTCGTGCGGGGTCGCGTcagggaaggaggagaagaggtgagGAGCAGTTGCTGCTTGatgatcatcttctccctgcAGAAATACGGCGCACTGCGCTTGCGGAGCGTGCCAAAAAAGATGTCgagaaagacgaagaggaggaagtagaggtagaagaaggagaagaggaaggggaggaagacgaggaggagggtgatggATTAGgggaacaagaagaagatgaggaaggaagggataTCACTCGTTGTGTGTGCAAACGTGAAG ACATTGATGTGATGATGATTCAATGTGATCAGTGCAACGTTTGGCAGCATGGAGAGTGTATGGGTATATGGGGTGACGAAGAGGCTCCAGACG AATATTTTTGTGAAGAATGTAAACCCGAACGACATCAGGCTCTGAAAAAATGGCTACGTTCTCGAGGACGCAACAC CTCACCATTTATTCCACCTACTCCAGAGATCCTCGAACGTCTTCATTCTGCCAGGGACCCTTACCCTCCGACACAATCcaaaagatggatggagtATTCTAATTCCGAACCTCTGCCGCCGAAATTACTTGCAAGGTCTCATCATAAgaaacagcaacaacagcagcagcagcaaggacaAGAGATGTTGACCGGTACGACGGAAGGGGGTGATGGGCGAAGGacaagaggaaggcaaTCGTCAACCAGGGAAAAGCCTCCAAGTTCGGCTAGCGGTGTCGGCCATGGAGGTACCCCATCGACTTCCAGCAAAAAGGACGGTAAGAGGGGAGGCCGAAAACAATCAGTGAATGGAATGGAGAGCGAGAACGAATCAGAATCTTCTCAAAACATAGGGGCGGGAACCAGTCTTTCagtcaagaagaggagcacCATGAACTCGAGGGATGCCGCGTATGAAGAGGCCGTCAAAGCTGCGATGGAGGCAAGCCGGAAGGAAATGGCTCctcaagaggaaggagatgttaATTCCGAGACGAAGGAAGTAGAggtcaaggagaaggaccGAGCCAGACctgggaagaggagaagaaacgaggacgaagaattagacgaagaagagaaagaagatgaaaaagataagcccaaaaaaggaaagcgaaagaaagaggatgagactG AATCTGATCCTACATCTGCTGGGCCTTCAAAACCCAAACACCCCAACCAATACACTTACCGCCCTAAGCCTCCCTCAACAACCGGTCCCGCGGCTTCCCCTTCTCGTCGATTAGGTGGCACACCAGGACCCACTACAATCCCTACACATCACGAGCATGGTACACGCCGCGCTGGAGCTTTAGCCAATGCGCCGGTGgttttccatcctttgtCAGAGGAAGGCGCCAGTCAGCTGAATTGGCATCTACCTGATTACTTGACACAGTTTAATGACGTGCTACCTAGCGATAGCCCTGTAGCTTTAGAAGTGCCTGCTCCGCGGGTCATGGCGTATTTGCCGAAGAATCATTTCCACAACCAGCGATACGGTCCGTTCTCCGAGGAACGGGACGCTACCGGCAAACTTATCCTTCCAGATGATCAACAGGACCGAGAAGTAGTTGGTCACCCCACCACGCAACTCGAGCCTCCAACACGCATCAAATTTCCGGCCAAACGCATTTCAGCGGGAGACGTGAAGAAGCGCGTGAGAGCAGTGTTGGAATATGTGGGCAAAATGCAGGCGGACGAGGGAAAGAGGTtaagaagggcaaagaCATTGGGCATTATTCCGGTCTCAACGGCGGCCATcagatggaaggaaaggcaaagaaaggaaagggaacgCGAGGAAGGCGCAGGGGATGACGATGTGGTTATGGGCGAAGCATACGCGGAGGACGGACCTTTCCCAGCAGAGTTGGGATTAGCAACAAACCAGCCTCGCTCTGCCCATCTAATGGCAGAACTCACAGAAATGCTTATTGGATTTCAAGAAGCATTCTCAAGCAATGACTTTGCCGCATTCGAGAATGGTGCCACTGTTGGTTCTGCTCCGCCTACTCCCCAAATACCCGACACGTCAACCGTCCCTCCCACGCCAGTTCTACCATCACTTCATTCAGATCACCCTCGCGGTTCATCTGCTGGGGTGATATCGCGGTCGGCTGAGCGTGAAGTCGACGGCACAGAAGAGACCACAACGGAGGAAGTAGGAGCAGGTAAGGGATTGGACGTGTACAGAGCGGGGATCGTGAATAAGGTTGTCACAATTAACAGCACTGAGCGAGACGTGGTGAAAAAGGTAGAGGAAATCACTCAGGCATGA
- a CDS encoding hypothetical protein (Match to ESTs gb|CF189518.1|CF189518, gb|CF187543.1|CF187543; HMMPfam hit to UPF0160, Uncharacterised protein family (UPF0160), score: 503.8, E(): 1.7e-148), protein MSSPVYKKIKSTKVIGTHSGTFHCDEALAVFMLRLTDEYKDADLVRSRDPAKLDPLDIVVDVGGVYDPKTNRYDHHQRGFTEVFGHGGFNRTKLSSAGLIYKHFGKEIIAKRIGAPVEDEKVEILWLQLYSELIESVDGIDNGVNISSSPLAYTQRSDLSSRIKRINPNWNEPTSDEIYDQKFEIASKTTGEEFLSQLDYFAFAWLPARDIVEEALKKRTEVHPSGAIVVFDKSCPWKDHLFTLEPTLPKTSSPILYILYPESESSSKWRIQCVPESPDSFVNRKSLPEPWRGMRDSKLSEISGIPGGVFVHASGFIGGNETFEGTLAMAKKALEA, encoded by the exons ATGTCCTCCCCAGTCTACAAGAAAATTAAGTCCACAAAG GTCATCGGCACACACTCGGGCACCTTTCACTGCGACG AGGCCCTCGCTGTCTTCATGCTTCGTCTCACCGATGAATACAAGGATGCCG ACTTGGTTCGTAGCCGTGATCCCGCGAAAC TCGATCCTCTCGATATCGTAGTCGATGTCGGCGGTGTGTATGACCCCAAGACCAACCGATACGACCATCACCAACGGGGTTTTACCGAAGTATTTGGCCACGGCGGGTTCAACCGAACAAAGCTCAGCTCTGCTGGTTTAATTTACAAACATTTTGGAAAGGAGATCATTGCCAAGAGGATTGGTGCGCCCgtcgaggatgaaaaggttGAGATTTTGTGGTTGCAGCTGTACTCG GAACTGATTGAATCTGTGGACGG CATTGACAATGGTGTCaacatctcctcttcccccctTGCTTATACTCAACGATCAGATCTATCTTCTCGCATCAAGCGCATCAACCCTAACTGGAACGAACCCACTTCGGACGAAATCTATGAT CAAAAATTCGAGATTGCTTCCAAGACAACAGGCGAAGAGTTCCTTTCGCAGCTAGACTACTTTGCTTTTGCTTGGTTGCCAGCTCGGGATATCGTGGAAGAAGCCTTGAAAAAGCGGACGGAAGTGCATCCCAGCGGTGCCATCGTTGTCTTTGACAAG TCTTGCCCATGGAAAGACCACCTTTTCACCCTTGAGCCCACCCTTCCGAAGACTTCCTCCCCTATCCTCTACATCCTTTACCCCGAATCggaatcttcttccaaatgGCGCATCCAGTGTGTTCCCGAGTCCCCCGACTCCTTTGTCAACCGCAAATCCCTCCCCGAACCTTGGAGGGGTATGAGGGACAGCAAGTTGTCTGAAATCTCTGGCATCCCAGGTGGTGTCTTTGTCCATGCCAGTGGATTTATTGGCGGTAACGAGACCTTTGAAGGAACTTTGGCCATGGCAAAGAAGGCTCTTGAGGCGTAA
- a CDS encoding hypothetical protein (HMMPfam hit to Bystin, Bystin, score: 488.3, E(): 7.6e-144) gives MPRVIKPSKPRHDPLHLELEGDESIRKFGRVTKPGKRKAKKEEADDDEPKAEDARMSKKILDLARDQQEEVARELGQDDDWEDEDEAEAEPSRRPRDIAQLPSDDEEEEEFSDGEISGGEEYAELHIDPEDHATLDALNRGNGTVPMGQDQGEEDGEPKTLADMIFSKMQGGAVSRGVVDEHEGPPDPRKGLNPKVVEVYSKVGFLLSRYKSGPLPKALKILPSLPHWAQLLALTKPTEWTPHATFACTKIFVSNLKPTEVRVFLEGVLLDKCREDMRMNNGKLNVHLYEALKKGLYKPAAFFKGILFPLCETGCSLKEAAIFASVLSKVSVPVLHSAAALLRLASMDYSGPNSLFIRILLDKKYALPYKVVDALVFHFIRLANSPRSKDGEDKLPVLWHQSLLVFVQRYASDLTPDQKDALLDVIRARPHPTISSEVRREIVNSVERGAPRPEDGEDVKMQ, from the exons ATGCCCCGAGTTATCAAACCTTCCAAGCCACGCCACGACCCCCTAcaccttgagcttgaagggGATGAGTCCATCCGCAAGTTTGGACGTGTAACCAAGCctgggaaaagaaaggcaaagaaggaggaggccgacgatgatgagccT AAAGCCGAAGATGCCAGGATGTCAAAGAAGATTTTGGATCTTGCAAGGGACCAGCAGGAAGAAGTTGCTCGAGAGCTTGGACAGGATGATgattgggaagatgaagacgaggcaGAAGCTGAACC GTCAAGACGTCCGCGAGACATTGCTCAACTGCCTTccgatgacgaggaggaggaggagttCTCAGATGGCGAGATTTCTGGAGGGGAGGAGTACGCCGAATTGCATATCGACCCTGAGGACCATGCTACGCTCGATGCTTTGAACAGGGGTAACGGCACAGTGCCAATGGGACAAGATcaaggcgaggaagatggagagccAAAGACACTGGCAGACATGATCTTTAGCAAAATGCAGGGAGGGGCGGTAAGCAGAGGTGTGGTAGATGAAC ATGAAGGACCACCCGACCCCAGGAAAGGGCTTAATCCCAAAGTTGTTGAAGTTTACAGCAAAGTTGGTTTTCTTTTGTCTCGTTACAAGTCAGGCCCCCTACCCAAAGCCCTCAaaattcttccttcccttccccattGGGCACAACTCCTTGCCCTCACAAAACCGACAGAGTGGACCCCCCATGCCACTTTTGCTTGTACCAAGATCTTCGTCTCTAATTTGAAGCCAACAGAAGTTCGAGTGTTCTTGGAAGGGGTTCTGTTGGACAAATGTAGGGAGGATATGAGAATGAACAATGGAAAACTGAACGTACACCTTTACGAGGCGCTCAAGAAGGGACTCTACAAACCGGCTGCCTTCTTTAAAGGCATCTTGTTCCCGCTTTGCGAG ACGGGCTGCTCGCTGAAAGAAGCCGCCATATTCGCTTCCGTTCTTTCCAAGGTGTCTGTTCCTGTTCTCCACTCCGCAGCGGCCCTTCTGCGCCTTGCATCGATGGATTACTCTGGACCTAATTCGCTTTTCATCCGCATCCTCCTTGACAAAAAGTACGCGCTTCCGTACAAAGTAGTGGATGCGTTGGTGTTCCACTTCATCAGATTGGCAAACTCGCCGAGAAGtaaggatggggaggataAGCTGCCGGTCTTGTGGCATCAGAGTTTACTGGTATTTGTGCAACG ATATGCGTCTGATTTAACACCGGACCAGAAGGATGCGTTGCTGGACGTTATTCGCGCTCGACCACACCCCACCATTTCCTCGGAAGTCCGAAGGGAGATCGTAAACAGCGTTGAAAGAGGTGCGCCTAGGCctgaggatggagaggatgtcAAGATGCAGTAA
- a CDS encoding hypothetical protein (HMMPfam hit to MatE, MatE, score: 212.9, E(): 6.1e-61), with the protein MSNYPHSAAIASSLSTSPYGKFPIPAPATSLTPRPAALQSNLENLISRSRTHPHPHRVAGEHSPPHHNNYAQQPSPSHPHPAEGSDDDLDKSTTGHTLAAHHAPGVGTIQEASLDEPLIFQDDEDSINTDRQRGERTSLLNHDWKRRVSRTARRSYGAASAPLGAYEGSRRVSSVDGLGAGNSRSRSKARTPPRRESEHGRKNRDGDVAQPHGVPAQYSSDEDSTSTHRGRFQGQRPLSYTSSPYSSPTSPFRSKTVRVADESSDEDEGGDLARGLLATSGTGVFAGSGRVGDAGLMDLDPVEELDAEDLELPVGEDGTEVRDRTKAIKAELPIILRSALPVFFTQAAEWSLVLASVVSIGHLGTTELAASSLASMTASVSCFSILQGLATALDTLLPAAWTSSDPSRVGLWTQRMFIVMGFSMIPMYLLWWNISPILVVLGQAKLEPEPEVSHSAGVYLRWLSIGIPGYGGNVLVKKYLQAQNLMHVPTYTLFFVAPLNLFMNWLLVWGPEPVRLGFPGGAFATAMSYNLAFVISSLWAVFCGPREAFHPIRFKYAFSKLGTVTSLGLAGTIMLSSEWWAWEACALAASLLGPTTLAAQSVLLSTASTFFQVPASLGIASAVRVGNLLGAGRDWEAKWASRTCLFLSVTFALVNSTICIIFRTNWGYLFNNDPEVVALVASVMPYIALFQIADGIAATSGSILRSLGLHTTGALINLTSYYIIGLPFGLWLAFTPTFSLGLIGLWLGLSVALGYASVLSAVLVWKANWVRAVERVRERLGLGVHGVVGIDGKWDVREQAIEERQELP; encoded by the exons ATGTCCAACTACCCTCACTCGGCAGCCATCGcatcctccctctccactTCCCCATACGGTAAGTTTCCAATTCCAGCCCCCGCCACTTCTCTCACACCACGCCCCGCAGCCCTCCAGTCGAACCTCGAAAACCTCATCTCCAGATCACGCACCCATCCACACCCACATCGCGTAGCAGGCGAACACTCCCCGCCACACCACAATAACTATGCACAGCAgccctctccctctcatcCGCACCCAGCGGAAGGCTCCGACGATGATTTAGACAAATCTACAACTGGTCATACGCTCGCGGCCCATCACGCACCAGGGGTAGGCACCATCCAGGAAGCCTCTCTTGACGAGCCACTCATATTCcaagatgacgaggataGTATTAACACCGATCGCCAGCGAGGAGAACGTACCAGTCTCTTGAACCATGATTGGAAGAGGCGTGTGTCAAGGACAGCTAGACGGTCATATGGTGCCGCGAGTGCACCGCTGGGAGCGTACGAGGGTTCGCGGCGAGTCTCGTCGGTGGATGGCCTCGGCGCAGGCAACAGTAGATCAAGGTCTAAAGCCCGCACGCCACCTCGCCGTGAAAGCGAGCACGGCCGTAAAAacagagatggagatgtcGCTCAACCCCATGGCGTCCCTGCTCAGTACTCATCCGACGAAGATTCTACCTCCACTCACAGGGGCCGTTTTCAAGGCCAACGTCCGCTGTCATACACATCCTCTCCGtactcttctcccacttcTCCTTTTCGCAGCAAAACTGTGCGTGTAGCAGATGAGTCTTccgacgaggatgaaggaggggacCTTGCTCGAGGGTTACTAGCAACGAGTGGAACGGGCGTTTTCGCAGGCAGTGGTAGGGTGGGAGACGCAGGGCTAATGGATTTGGACCCggtggaagagcttgaCGCCGAAGATCTGGAACTTCCGGTAGGGGAGGATGGAACAGAAGTGAGAGATAGGACAAAAGCTATCAAG GCTGAGCTTCCGATCATCCTGCGTTCTGCGCTGCCGGTCTTTTTCACCCAGGCTGCGGAGTGGTCTCTAGTCCTTGCCTCTGTGGTGTCGATAGGGCACCTGGGAACAACTGAGCTGGCTGCATCTTC GTTGGCATCAATGACCGCCTCCGTATCTTGTTTCTCTATTCTACAGGGACTTGCTACTGCTT TGGATACTCTTCTCCCCGCCGCTTGGACATCATCAGACCCCTCGCGGGTGGGTCTCTGGACTCAGCGAAT GTTCATTGTAATGGGGTTCTCTATG ATCCCGATGTATCTTTTGTGGTGGAATATCTCTCCCATCCTTGTTGTTCTAGGGCAAG CTAAGCTTGAGCCAGAGCCAGAGGTTTCCCACAGTGCAGGCGTCTATCTTAGATGGCTCTCTATTGGTATTCCAGGGTACGGAGGCAACGTACTGGTAAAAAA GTATCTTCAAGCACAAAATCTCATGCATGTCCCGACATATACATTATTTTTTGTTGCACCTCTCAACCTCTTTATGAACTGGTTGCTG GTCTGGGGTCCAGAGCCAGTTCGTCTTGGTTTCCCTGGCGGAGCGTTTGCTACTGCCATGAGCTACAATCTCGCT TTTGTCATTTCGTCCCTATGGGCTGTTTTCTGTGGGCCTCGCGAAGCTTTCCACCCTATACGGTTCAAGTATGCTTTCTCTAAACTTGGTACAGTCACCTCTCTAGGTCTGGCAGGAACTATCATG CTTTCTTCAGAGTGGTGGGCGTGGGAGGCGTGCGCCCTTGCCGCATCTCTTCTTGGCCCAACGACGCTTGCTGCCCAGTCagttcttctctccactGCCTCGACCTTTTTCCAAGTTCCTGCGAGTCTGGGTATCGCGTCTGCGGTGCGGGTAGGGAATTTGTTGGGGGCGGGGAGAGACTGGGAAGCCAAGTGGGCTAGTAGGACCTGTTTGTTCTTGAGTGTGACGTTTGCGTTGGTCAACAG CACGATCTGTATTATATTCAGGACTAATTGGGGTTATTTATTCAATAATGACCCCGAGGTTGTAGCACTTGTGGCTTCCGTCATGCCTTATATCGCCCTTTTCCAA ATCGCAGATGGTATAGCCGCAACATCGGGATCCATTCTTCGTTCACTCGGACTACATACGACCGGCGCCCTGATCAACCTCACGTCATATTATATCATCGGCCTCCCTTTTGGTCTATGGCTTGCATTCACACCCACATTTTCTCTTGGCCTGATTGGCCTTTGGCTGGGTCTCAGTGTCGCCCTAGGGTACGCGAGCGTGCTCAGTGCAGTGCTTGTCTGGAAGGCGAACTGGGTCAGGGCGGTAGAAAGAGTTAGGGAGAGattgggtttgggtgtGCATGGTGTGGTTGGGATAGACGGCAAGTGGGATGTGAGAGAACAGGCTATTGAAGAAAGGCAAGAGTTGCCATAA